Below is a genomic region from Chryseobacterium scophthalmum.
AGGAAAACAAAAGAATGGAATTCACTACAAAATTCTTCGTATATACATTCGTAGGATCTTTGTTTATGTTGGCTGGTTTAATCTATGTTTACACGCATTCAGCATCTTTCGCTCTTACAGATTTGTATAATGCAGATTTGGGTGAAACGCAGCAGATTGTTGTATTCTGGTTTATCTTCTTTGCTTTTGCAGTGAAGCTTCCGGTTTTCCCTTTCCACACTTGGCAACCGGATACGTATACTTATTCTCCAACTCAGGGATCAATGCTTTTATCAGGAATTATGCTGAAAATGGCGATCTATGGAGTAATCAGATATTTATTACCAATTACACCGACTGCTATTTTCGGAATTTCAGGACAGATTGTAATCATCCTTGCAATTATCGGAATTGTTCACGGAGCTTTAATTGCGATCATCCAAACAGATATGAAGAGAATCATTGCCTATTCTTCTTTCTCGCACGTTGGATTAATGGTTGCAGGTATTTTCTCTTCAGCGGTTCTTACTTTAAGAGGAACTTTAACGATTGAAGGAGCTGAAGGAGCTTTGGTTCAGACTTTTGCTCACGGTATCAACGTTGCAGGTTTGTTCTATTGTGCAGATATTTTATACAAAAGATTCAAAACAAGAGACATCAGACAAATGGGAGGTTTGGCAAAAGTAGCGCCTAAGTTTGCGGTATTGTTCTTACTGATCATTTTAGGTTCAATGGGAGTTCCGTTGACGAATGGTTTCATTGGTGAATTTATCCTTATTAAATCTATCTTTGATTTTAATGTATTGGCTTCAATCATTGCTGGTTTAACCATCATTCTTTGTGCGGTTTATCTATTGAGATTTTACGGTAAAGCAATGTTTGGTGAAGGTAATGCTGCAGTTTTGAGCACAGCGAAAGATTTATCGGCAGTTGAATTTTCAGTATTGGCAAGTATTGCAGTATTTGTGATCTTGTTAGGAATTTTCCCTCAACCGATTATTGATATGGTGGGAAGTTCATTGAAGTTTGTGTATTCATCGATGATCAATTAAGATTAAAGATTTAAATAAAAAATTAAAAGAATTAAGAGATAGGAAGTAAAAAGGTAAAAAGTAAAAAGAACCAAGTAATAAAACCTGGAATCTTAAACTTTAAACCTGGAATTTCAAATCTCAAATCTCAAATATAAATTATGAGTGTTTTAATTATTGTTTTCCTGACAGCAGTTGCTGCATTATTCTCGGGAGTTTTTGAAAAGGGAAAATTCGCAAGATACATTGGGATTTTTGGGTTAATCGTTGCATTATATGTAAGTTTTTTACCTGAAGCTTCTTTCTTCGAAAAATACAGATTAATGTATGAGTACGGACAAAATACAGCTTTGTTTACAAAAATTTCTATTGTAACGACTTTGCTTTTATTCTTCCTGGGAGGTTTTGCATTCAGCAACCACAGAAACCATCAGTCAGAATTGTATGCATTGATGCTTTTTGCATTATGTGGCGGTTTTGTATTGTTCGGATACCAAAATTTAGTGACTTTGTTCTTAGGAGTTGAAATCTTGTCTATTCCGTTATACGTAATGGCAGGTTCCAACAAAACAGACCTTAGATCAAACGAAGCTTCATTGAAATATTTCCTGATGGGAGCATTTGCAACAGGTTTCTTATTATTAGGAATTGCATTTATCTACGGAAGCACAGGAACATTTGATTTATACAGAATTCACGATTTCAGCACAGTAAATCCAACAAACGGAATGTTTATTCTTGGAGTTGTATTAATGCTTTGTGCGATGGCATTTAAAGTAGCTTTGGCACCTTTCCACATGTGGAGTCCGGATGTTTACCAAGGTTCACCATCATTGATTACCGCTTTCATGGCGAGTGTTGTAAAAATCTCAGGATTTTATGCATTATTCAGATTAATGACGATTGGATTCTCTGGTGTTACTCATGAGTGGATTAACATTTTAGGCGTATTCCTTATCATTACTTTATTATTAGCAAACGCAATGGGTCTGGCTCAGACTAATGCTAAAAGAATGTTGGCGTACTCATCAGTTTCGCACGCAGGATATATCGGTTTGGTATTCTTCGGAATGAACGCACTTTCAACGTATACATTAGCGTTTTATTTATTCGCTTATTCATTGTCTACAGTGGGAGTATTTATGTGTTTAATCTGGGTTGAAAAACTAAAAAGAGAAACTTCTTACGGCGCATTCAAAGGTTTGGCTAAATCTGAACCATTATTGGCAACCGTTGCAACAATCTCTTTATTGTCAATGGCTGGAATTCCTTTAACGGCAGGTTTCATGGGTAAATTCTCATTATTTGCTCAGGCTTTAAGCAAAGACAACAATGCATTCTTAGTAATTATAGCAGTTTTAGGTTCTGCAATCTCAATCGCTTATTATTTAAGATTAATTATCGCAATGTTCTTCTTTAAAGAAACTACTTTCAAAACTTCAGAAAGAGTTACGGTAACTTACAATATTGTCGCAGTATTTATTATTGCATCGATTATTGCACTGGGAGTTTTTCCTGATTTATTTGCAAAGCAATTCGGATTATAATCTGAATCAACATATTTAAAATTTAAACCTTTCAATTTTTTGGAAGGTTTTTTTGTGCTAAAATTTAAAACAATCATCATTTGTCGTAGAATTACTACAAAATATTTAATTAAATCTTATTAACTTTAAATAGATGAAAAACACAAACACAAATGATAACGGATTTTATAAAACACAAAGTTCGTCCGGATGACAACCTAAGTTCTATCGCCGCCCGAATAAATATTTCTGAAAAAGATTTGAAAGAATTTCACAATCAAAATTGTGGAAAAATGGATAAGCTTTTTGTAACAAACCTTAAAGGAATTGAGTTTGTCTTAATTCCTGTGCATTTTATTTCTGAAGAAGAAAAGAAAATTGAACAACAGCAATTACTTCCACCAGCTTATTATTTTCTGAAATTTCATTTTGACACATATTCTGTCGAAGAAAATTTTGACCAATCAGAAAGTGAAAATTTAAAGTTTAATTACAAAATCGATCTCAACATTCGGGAAGAGAAAGAAAATATTATTGCTGAAACTCACATTAAAGATGTAACAAAAAACAATGAAATTCTGGATAACAAAATCTCTTCTCTTTCTTTGAAATGTATGGAAAGCCTCTATCCAATTTCTTATAAAATTTCATTAAACGGTAAAATAGAATCTTTTTTTAAGCATCAAAGTTTAATCAAAAAATTTAAAGCAAAACGAAATGATATTGAAGATTTTTTCGTTGGAGACATTTCTGAAAAATATCTCAATACGTTTGAAGAAAATATCTCAGACGAAACTTATTTTTTCAGGAAGATGCAATCTAATATATTGTATCAGATCTTATTTCCAAATCTGGAATGGTTCGACAAAAAATCGACATGGAAAGAAAAATTTTATATTCAAATCAATTCATTTCCGTTAGAATTCAGTTTTCAGACTGAACAATTATTTGAAGATTCTGAATTTGTAGAAACTACAGTTAAAGGAACTCTTTTAGAAAACTGCAGTCTTAGAGAATTCCTTAAAGGAAATCGGATTGAAAATGAAAATGAAGACTTTGAAAACAGTATCAATGCTGAAATTCAGATTAAATATTTCACTCATAATATCACCAAACAATTACATGAAATAAAATCTTCTGCCAATATTTGGTATCAAGACGAATTATTTCAAAAGCATCAATTACAAATAACACACAATTAAGATGAAAACCTACCAATCACAACCCAATGATTCTTTTGCAGGAATTGCCAAAAAATTTAAAATAAAAGATGAACATTTTCTGAAAACATTTCATAATCTGAATTGTCCACAGAGTGAAACAATAAAAGACGAAATTCCCGCAGGAACCACACTCTTGATTCCGGAAGATCCGCAGTTTCTTAATGATGAAAACGAAAACATTGATGAACAAACAAATGCAATGAATAATGAAAGTGAAACTGAACCCGATCCCGGAGAAGATACGATGGATAAAGAGTCTGAACAAACTTCATCAACAGATGATGATAGTAAGGAAGAAGAAAAAAAAGAGCAAAACAGTGAAAGCAGTTCTTCTGAACACGATGGGAAATATTTCGTTATTCCCAAAGGTAAAGCCATGTGCGATAAAGGAACCCAATTTCCGGGTTTCAAAGTAACAAGCCACCAAAAACACTTTTGGAACGATGAGAACGGAGAACCCGATTATCTTGCCGTCACTGAAGACGACGTAATGTTTAATCCGCCTTCAGTACCTTTCGGAAGCTGCTCGGTAAAAAATGGAAATCCATGTGCATTTGCACCTTCAGGAAAATGGACAAAAACCTACGACAAGGTAAAAGTAATGAGTAAATGCTGCGTAACGGAACTCTCAGAACTCATGTGTTCCACCGGCGGAAAAATCACAGTTTTAAAGCACGGACAAGAATCTGAATTAGGAAAAAGCAACGTCAATAATGCTGATTCAAAAGAGCAGCATGTATATAATCCCATTGTGGATTTTGAGGAATTTAAGGAGAAAATAAATGATAACAATGAAGATGCCTGGTAATTTTAAAAATTAAATCATGGGAAAAAAAGGCGTAGCTCAAATTTCAGGAGTTGTAAAACCGATAGTTGGAGAAACTTACACTTATAGTGTCACGAGTTGGTATCCCGATACCGAACCTGAAAAAAGAAATCCTAACAATGTAACATGGGAACTCTTTAAGCAAAGAAGTTTAGGCAAATTTACCACAACCAATATCAGGAAAAAAGGAATCAGTAGTTTTACGTTTGGAGAAAAAGCGGTCGGCTCAGTTTATAAGTTACAAGCTTATCTTTATGAGCCTGAAGGAGGCGGACTTATTATTACTCCTCAACCTGCAAAGATTCCGAAGATTGATAAAGTAGAACTTTTCTATGTAGATGATAAAAAAGGCAGTACTTTTAGCTTTATGGAAAAGCTGAGAGCCAGAGCTTATTGTGTAAATATGCTGAAGAAAGAGCTGGTTTTCACTTTATGGGAAGATGATGCAAAAGGTGAAGGTCATAATGCGAATAACAAACTGATAGAAACCGCAAAGCAAAAGTAAACGAAAACGGAATTGCCGTTACCGAATTTATGCTCACCAAAGCTTTGATGAAAAAGGCAATGCAAGGCGAAACTGATCCGAAACAATTGGAATTTTATGTCACCGTAGAATATTATTCACATAAAAAACATGCAACAGATAATGTCGATATCAACAATCTTTTTCCTCCTATAAAACATGGAGTTCCGGTAAAGCCTGGAGGAGTTCCGAAAGCAAAAGGTTCACCCGCAGCCTCTAAACCGGCGAGTAAAAAAGAAGAAAGAGGGATTTTGGAAAATGTAAGAGATTGGTGGAAAGATTTTGATTTTTGGGATTGGGGGGAAAGCAGCGGAACAATAAAAAAAGACAAACCGCCTACTGTGCAGAAACCAGATGGGAGAAGTCCGGCAATTGTAAAGGGAGAGAAGCCAACTTCAACTTGTATTTGTAAAGAACAATATAAAGATTTGATCTGGGGCGGAAAAGTAAGTTGTGAGTTTAGGAAGAAAGTAGTTAAAATGTCCCAAACTTTAGGTTTACCCCAACAAAATCTTGAGGGGGCTAATTGGCTAATGGCTGTGATGGCATTAGAAACCGGACGTAGCTTCGATCCTACAATAGGTACTTTTAAATCTAATCAGGATGATAATAGAAAAGGAGGCTATGTAGGGTTAATACAATTTGGGAGAGATGCATCAATTGATCTAGGAGTAAAGCGTTCAGCACTTATTAAAATGACAGCAGAAAAACAACTTGATTATGTAGAAAAACATTTCCTTCAAAAACGATTTAGAGGAAAGCTAAATACAAAAACAGATTTATATTTAGCAGTAAATTATCCCAACGCTTGTGGTCGCGGAACTGAAAAAAACTATGTCGTTTATGACAGTACTAAGGCAGCCTATGATGATAACCCTATGTTTAAAAGAGAATCTAACGAATATTATATCGATAAAAGAGGGAAAAAACAATATTACGAAGGAAGGGCGGGAAAATCTTACGTTTGGGAATTTGAAGAAGCGATCAATGATTATTACAATGAAGGAAAAGCCGTAAAAACAACAACATTTACATGTCAGAATGTTCAGGCAAGTACAGCGACCGCAAAAGATCTTGTAACATATCACATATACAGTGACGGAAAGATAGAAAAACATATTCCGAAGATCATTAAAGAAGAAAATAAGAAGAAATATAAATATATTTATCATGATAAAGAAGGCTCTTTTCATGAAATGGGAACTTATAACATCATACCCACTCAAATGGTAGGCGGAAAAACAGGAACGATGGTAAACCTTATCAATTTTGATAAAGTAAACAAAACCTATAAAAAAGGTGTTTATCAATATACTTTTAATGTGGATTCACCAAGAAAATATGTCAACGAAAAGACACTGGCAAGCTTGTTTGGTGCAATGCTGGAAGTAAACTATAACGATATTAGTTGTAACGGTTTTAGTCATTCAGACGGTTCGTCTCGTCCTAGTGTGAGCCACATTAATGGAAAAAATGGTGATTTTAAATACTTAAGAAAAGATAAAAGATTAATGTTTGGTGATGGAACCAGTTTGGACATTAGTGCAAACCCCGGTATGTTAGACGATGTACGACAAAATAAATGGAATAGTGCATTATATAAATTTGGTTGGAAAAGTATGCTGGGATGGAGCTATAAGAGAAACGGCAAAGTACATTATCTTAATCATCTTCCGAAAAACACAAAAAACCACCATCATCACTTGCATTTGCAAGGATATAATCCTAATTATAAAGAAATTAAAGAATGAAAATTTTTAAACCAATTGCATTAAGCTTTATTGTATTAATGTTCTCTTACTCTTGTAAGAAAGGCGAAGCAAAGCAAAAAGAATTTAATAATGAAATAATAACTGACAGTACAGCTACAATGAAAAACAACTTACCATATACTTCGGATAATGTAAAGCAATATTATAAAATTGATAGTGATTCTATAAGCTATGTCGTTAACTCATTACACAAAGGGCTTG
It encodes:
- a CDS encoding complex I subunit 4 family protein; the encoded protein is MSYLLLTLLLLPLVGSGLTFAWKNAFSKYLALGIALIQMLLTFYILSDFDFNLTVDSSLQYEITYPWSQFIKSTLHFGIDGMSLLLLLLTNILSPLIILSSFNENVSYKNSFYGLILLMQFGLVGVFTALDGLLFYIFWEVTLIPIWFIAALWGQENKRMEFTTKFFVYTFVGSLFMLAGLIYVYTHSASFALTDLYNADLGETQQIVVFWFIFFAFAVKLPVFPFHTWQPDTYTYSPTQGSMLLSGIMLKMAIYGVIRYLLPITPTAIFGISGQIVIILAIIGIVHGALIAIIQTDMKRIIAYSSFSHVGLMVAGIFSSAVLTLRGTLTIEGAEGALVQTFAHGINVAGLFYCADILYKRFKTRDIRQMGGLAKVAPKFAVLFLLIILGSMGVPLTNGFIGEFILIKSIFDFNVLASIIAGLTIILCAVYLLRFYGKAMFGEGNAAVLSTAKDLSAVEFSVLASIAVFVILLGIFPQPIIDMVGSSLKFVYSSMIN
- a CDS encoding LysM peptidoglycan-binding domain-containing protein, producing MITDFIKHKVRPDDNLSSIAARINISEKDLKEFHNQNCGKMDKLFVTNLKGIEFVLIPVHFISEEEKKIEQQQLLPPAYYFLKFHFDTYSVEENFDQSESENLKFNYKIDLNIREEKENIIAETHIKDVTKNNEILDNKISSLSLKCMESLYPISYKISLNGKIESFFKHQSLIKKFKAKRNDIEDFFVGDISEKYLNTFEENISDETYFFRKMQSNILYQILFPNLEWFDKKSTWKEKFYIQINSFPLEFSFQTEQLFEDSEFVETTVKGTLLENCSLREFLKGNRIENENEDFENSINAEIQIKYFTHNITKQLHEIKSSANIWYQDELFQKHQLQITHN
- a CDS encoding NADH-quinone oxidoreductase subunit N, giving the protein MSVLIIVFLTAVAALFSGVFEKGKFARYIGIFGLIVALYVSFLPEASFFEKYRLMYEYGQNTALFTKISIVTTLLLFFLGGFAFSNHRNHQSELYALMLFALCGGFVLFGYQNLVTLFLGVEILSIPLYVMAGSNKTDLRSNEASLKYFLMGAFATGFLLLGIAFIYGSTGTFDLYRIHDFSTVNPTNGMFILGVVLMLCAMAFKVALAPFHMWSPDVYQGSPSLITAFMASVVKISGFYALFRLMTIGFSGVTHEWINILGVFLIITLLLANAMGLAQTNAKRMLAYSSVSHAGYIGLVFFGMNALSTYTLAFYLFAYSLSTVGVFMCLIWVEKLKRETSYGAFKGLAKSEPLLATVATISLLSMAGIPLTAGFMGKFSLFAQALSKDNNAFLVIIAVLGSAISIAYYLRLIIAMFFFKETTFKTSERVTVTYNIVAVFIIASIIALGVFPDLFAKQFGL
- a CDS encoding DUF4280 domain-containing protein, coding for MKTYQSQPNDSFAGIAKKFKIKDEHFLKTFHNLNCPQSETIKDEIPAGTTLLIPEDPQFLNDENENIDEQTNAMNNESETEPDPGEDTMDKESEQTSSTDDDSKEEEKKEQNSESSSSEHDGKYFVIPKGKAMCDKGTQFPGFKVTSHQKHFWNDENGEPDYLAVTEDDVMFNPPSVPFGSCSVKNGNPCAFAPSGKWTKTYDKVKVMSKCCVTELSELMCSTGGKITVLKHGQESELGKSNVNNADSKEQHVYNPIVDFEEFKEKINDNNEDAW